In one window of Nocardiopsis aegyptia DNA:
- a CDS encoding transposase, with protein sequence MYSSHVRRSAVSLLDSGISYSEVSRRLGINRSTLRLWRTDRSLIEKYRDDVCPRCEPLPRPPAPADIYAYLLGLYLGDGSLNLAGDGSKLVWRLRIQCADAWPGLIEECANAFRTVRPAGAVGRVQGQGATEVHANWKHWPCLFPQHGPGKKHDRPIILSPWQQEIVDEHPQPLVRGLIHSDGCRTVNRIRRTGSNGARTVYEYPRYHFTNASTDIVGHLTSALDRLGIAWKSHTKATAGCSDQTVVSVSRKEAVARMDSFVGPKY encoded by the coding sequence ATGTACTCATCGCATGTCCGCCGGTCGGCGGTCTCCCTGTTGGACTCCGGCATCTCCTACAGCGAGGTCAGCCGACGCCTCGGCATCAACCGCTCCACACTCCGCCTCTGGCGGACGGACCGCTCGCTCATCGAGAAGTACCGCGACGATGTCTGCCCTCGGTGCGAACCCCTACCGAGGCCTCCCGCTCCCGCCGATATCTATGCCTACCTGCTCGGCCTCTACCTCGGCGACGGCTCCCTCAACCTCGCCGGTGACGGCAGCAAACTCGTGTGGCGGCTGAGGATCCAGTGCGCTGACGCGTGGCCGGGACTCATAGAGGAGTGCGCGAACGCGTTCCGGACCGTGCGTCCGGCCGGCGCGGTCGGTCGAGTGCAGGGACAGGGAGCGACGGAGGTGCACGCGAACTGGAAGCACTGGCCCTGCTTGTTCCCTCAGCACGGCCCGGGCAAGAAGCACGACCGGCCGATCATTCTGAGCCCATGGCAACAGGAGATCGTCGACGAACACCCTCAGCCCCTGGTTCGCGGACTGATCCACTCGGACGGGTGCCGCACGGTCAATCGCATCCGGCGGACAGGATCGAACGGCGCCCGCACGGTCTACGAGTATCCCCGCTACCACTTCACCAACGCCTCCACCGACATCGTCGGCCACCTCACCTCGGCCCTCGACAGGCTCGGCATCGCCTGGAAGAGCCACACGAAGGCGACAGCCGGATGCAGCGACCAGACCGTCGTCTCCGTCTCGCGGAAGGAGGCCGTGGCGCGGATGGACTCGTTCGTGGGGCCCAAGTACTGA
- a CDS encoding DUF1266 domain-containing protein: protein MLTAVAGVIGALVIGSWVVVAWGSRRRQPWLLSPLALLIVVLVAVDLPGWSFIPVALLVAGSFAELVLGSRESPAVRTKDPDAPLSTERWAAAVAAPFRVALAEPWDVVARPTLRRRYRRLLERQWAVTDRESLLAAVHALLEELHSGPSLDLVVDLNAGSAWSRLPQDQGGTATGERVRLTVDQVARLRVVTGVTEADETVIIGAYQWWKSVHVIRLVSGGATLDWLSPVETQTLLRRVASDLQRRYSSWQDLSTAFHAGYLLWPERGAGADQGGTDGVWTALGLLTEDPQSPWNLLPWDMPLERVITESGVPSQQEH, encoded by the coding sequence GTGCTGACCGCGGTGGCCGGCGTGATCGGCGCACTGGTGATCGGTTCCTGGGTCGTGGTGGCCTGGGGCTCGCGACGGCGCCAGCCGTGGCTGCTGTCACCGTTGGCGCTACTCATCGTCGTGCTCGTGGCCGTGGACCTGCCCGGCTGGTCGTTCATCCCCGTGGCCCTGCTCGTGGCCGGGTCGTTCGCCGAGCTGGTGCTCGGATCCCGCGAGTCCCCCGCCGTGCGGACCAAGGACCCCGACGCCCCCCTGAGCACCGAGCGGTGGGCGGCCGCCGTGGCCGCGCCGTTCCGGGTGGCGCTCGCCGAGCCCTGGGACGTGGTGGCCAGACCCACCCTGCGGCGCCGCTACCGCCGCCTGTTGGAGCGCCAGTGGGCGGTCACCGACCGGGAGTCGCTGCTTGCGGCGGTGCACGCGCTGCTGGAGGAGTTGCACTCCGGGCCGTCGCTGGACCTCGTGGTGGACCTGAACGCGGGTTCGGCCTGGTCGCGGCTGCCCCAGGACCAGGGCGGCACGGCCACGGGCGAGCGGGTCCGGTTGACCGTCGACCAGGTGGCGCGGCTGCGGGTGGTCACCGGGGTGACGGAGGCGGACGAGACGGTCATCATCGGCGCCTACCAGTGGTGGAAGTCGGTGCACGTCATCCGGCTGGTGTCGGGCGGGGCGACCCTGGACTGGCTGAGCCCGGTGGAGACGCAGACCCTGCTGCGGCGGGTGGCGTCGGACCTGCAGCGCCGGTACTCGTCGTGGCAGGACCTGTCGACGGCGTTCCACGCGGGGTATCTGCTGTGGCCGGAGCGCGGTGCGGGCGCCGACCAGGGCGGCACGGACGGTGTGTGGACGGCTCTGGGCCTGTTGACGGAGGATCCGCAGAGCCCGTGGAACCTGTTGCCGTGGGACATGCCGCTGGAGCGGGTGATCACCGAGAGCGGTGTGCCCTCGCAGCAGGAGCACTAG
- the pyk gene encoding pyruvate kinase, protein MTRRAKIVATLGPATSSPEVLRNLVAAGLDVARVNLSHGTHDDHRAGLANLRAAAEAAQRPVGVLADLQGPKIRVGTFPDGPVELVNGNEFTITTEDVPGDATRVSTTYKGLPADVRPGDRVLIDDGRIALECTKTTSTDVHTRVIVGGTISNHKGLNLPGVAVSVPALTEKDEEDLRWALHQGVDMVALSFVRSPADAEECHRIMDEEGITVPLIAKIEKPQAVERLQDIIEVFDGVMVARGDLGVELPLENVPMVQKRAVERCRDKAKPVIVATQMLESMIGSPRPTRAEASDVANAVLDGADAVMLSGETSVGQYPIETVETMARIVGAAEQESLRASHILNRVPETTGGAIARAAAEIGATVGAKALVAFTMSGETARRLARYRSPIPLMAFTTEDHTVGQLSLTWGVETHKVPWVDNTDDMVRQVESELLELGDYNKGDKIVIVAGSPPGTTGSTNALRVHRLGDAVALSNQ, encoded by the coding sequence GTGACACGTCGAGCAAAAATCGTCGCGACCCTCGGTCCCGCCACGTCGAGCCCGGAAGTACTCCGCAACCTCGTCGCCGCAGGACTGGACGTCGCCCGAGTCAACCTCAGCCACGGAACCCACGACGACCACCGCGCCGGACTCGCGAACCTGCGAGCCGCCGCAGAGGCCGCCCAACGCCCCGTCGGAGTCCTCGCCGACCTCCAAGGACCCAAGATCCGGGTCGGCACCTTCCCCGACGGACCCGTCGAACTCGTCAACGGCAACGAGTTCACCATCACCACCGAAGACGTCCCCGGCGACGCCACCCGCGTCTCCACCACCTACAAGGGACTCCCCGCCGACGTCCGACCCGGCGACCGCGTCCTCATCGACGACGGCCGCATCGCGCTGGAATGCACCAAGACCACCAGCACGGACGTCCACACCCGCGTCATCGTCGGCGGCACCATCTCCAACCACAAGGGACTCAACCTCCCCGGCGTCGCCGTCAGCGTCCCCGCACTCACCGAGAAGGACGAGGAGGACCTGCGCTGGGCCCTCCACCAGGGCGTCGACATGGTCGCCCTGTCCTTCGTGCGCAGCCCCGCCGACGCCGAGGAATGCCACCGCATCATGGACGAGGAGGGCATCACCGTCCCCCTCATCGCCAAGATCGAGAAGCCCCAGGCCGTCGAACGGCTCCAGGACATCATCGAGGTCTTCGACGGCGTCATGGTCGCCCGCGGCGACCTCGGCGTCGAACTGCCGCTCGAGAACGTCCCCATGGTGCAGAAGCGCGCCGTCGAACGCTGCCGCGACAAGGCCAAACCCGTCATCGTCGCCACGCAGATGCTCGAATCGATGATCGGATCACCCCGGCCCACCCGCGCCGAGGCCTCCGACGTCGCCAACGCCGTCCTCGACGGCGCCGACGCCGTCATGCTCTCCGGAGAGACCAGCGTCGGCCAGTACCCCATCGAGACCGTCGAGACCATGGCGCGCATCGTCGGCGCCGCCGAGCAGGAGTCCCTGCGCGCCTCGCACATCCTCAACCGGGTACCCGAGACCACGGGCGGCGCCATCGCCCGCGCCGCGGCCGAGATCGGCGCCACCGTCGGCGCCAAGGCCCTCGTCGCCTTCACCATGTCCGGTGAGACCGCCCGCCGCCTCGCGCGCTACCGGTCCCCGATCCCGCTCATGGCCTTCACCACCGAGGACCACACGGTCGGACAGCTGTCCCTGACCTGGGGCGTGGAGACCCACAAGGTCCCCTGGGTCGACAACACCGACGACATGGTCCGCCAGGTCGAGAGCGAACTCCTCGAACTCGGCGACTACAACAAGGGCGACAAGATCGTCATCGTGGCCGGCAGCCCGCCCGGAACCACCGGTTCCACCAACGCGCTGCGCGTCCACCGCCTCGGCGACGCCGTCGCGCTGAGCAACCAGTAA